The stretch of DNA CGACCTGAGACGCTGGCGCCCGGCGAGACGGGCCTCGGTGCAGACCGGGCAGGTGCACCCGATCTTCGGCGTCCCGATGGCGTCGCCGGTGCCGAGGAGGGTGACCTTCATCTTATCCCCACGAGCAGGTGCGGATCAGGCTCCTGTTCGCGACCGAGGCGAGGGCCCCGTCGATGTCGGCCTGGGTGACGACCCTTCGGCCGTCCATTAAGGCCGAGATCACCGCCTCCTTGACGGCCATGCGGAGGTCGGCGCCTGAAAAACCCTCTGAACGGGCTGCCGCCTCTGCAAGGTCGGCCGTGCATTCGAGGGAGAGGACGAACTTTTTCAGGATCGTCTCGCGCATCGCCTCGTCAGGGAGGACGAACTCGACGACCTCGTCGAAACGCCGCCAGGCCGCTTCGTCCAGGAGCTGGGGGTGGTTTGTCGCCCCGATCAGGAGGACGCCGTTTTTGATCAGGCTGATCTTGTCGATGTTCTTGAGGAGCATGTTCACGGCGCGCTTCATCGCCCCGTGGTCGTCTGAGACCCGGCTTTTTGCCACGAAATCGAACTCGTCGATGAAGAGGACGCACGGGGAGAGATTCTTTGCCAGGTCGAAGATCCGGTCGATGTTCTTGGAGGTCTCGCCGAGGTACTGCGAGGTGACCATCGAGAGGCGGACCTCGAGGAGGGGCATGCCGAGGTCATTGGCGAGGGCGAGGGCCAGCGAGGTCTTTCCTGTGCCGGGCGGGCCGACGAAGAGGAGTTTGCCGACCTCGGAGATGTTGTGCTCCCTGAGGAAGTCGCGGTTCTCGATCGCCGTCCTGATCCGTGCGATCATCCCGGTCTGGCCCTCGGTGCAGACGAGGCCGTCCATCTGCTGCTCGATCTCGGCCGGGGCCGAGATGATCACCAGGTCCATCGCCTCCTTGAGCGCCTCGTCCCGGGAGAGGATCTGCGCGACCCGCTGGTCGAGGGCGGTCCTCGAATCGGCG from Methanofollis liminatans DSM 4140 encodes:
- a CDS encoding ATP-binding protein, with amino-acid sequence MSSAESRDDVIRLMEVILTAEVFNRTPRLDLDDLTPRHRSLFLAGPEASEVKRPVLVTDGFLKRVGVQSDEAVKNLLKNPFVEFDTLNLQYHVTNLQAAAEWFVGHGGRDLVEKNPALAHFIGGYDSLGIDYTSVRARNPRFADSRTALDQRVAQILSRDEALKEAMDLVIISAPAEIEQQMDGLVCTEGQTGMIARIRTAIENRDFLREHNISEVGKLLFVGPPGTGKTSLALALANDLGMPLLEVRLSMVTSQYLGETSKNIDRIFDLAKNLSPCVLFIDEFDFVAKSRVSDDHGAMKRAVNMLLKNIDKISLIKNGVLLIGATNHPQLLDEAAWRRFDEVVEFVLPDEAMRETILKKFVLSLECTADLAEAAARSEGFSGADLRMAVKEAVISALMDGRRVVTQADIDGALASVANRSLIRTCSWG